One Euphorbia lathyris chromosome 1, ddEupLath1.1, whole genome shotgun sequence DNA segment encodes these proteins:
- the LOC136203549 gene encoding uncharacterized protein At1g65710 codes for MGACLSSKKESSSSSSSLNVSLPAAEAKAPNKFVDSDTPLKGEIPEAKIKGKAVVEEEEKVKKQVAVAVAEEDNFVKKEIFVIKHRKSHDRERPSVSKEEEEHKLSSAVSNHSENCSNVSNSVVRTSSCTKEEVDAILIQCGRLSRSNSSGIAAKVASSGRKYAGSKRSFDLDQEQDEVAASSSSADYEARKRPNDDDEEDEDRRQHHQRNRHRQSGRRTHSSPSQGRRRTPSRERDGDQRSGSRERGNGSTTTTSSGRRVSRSPGRRSETTPTPNSNTTSKPGKMVSVPATVSSLTMDKSNNAVESQTATGVKRISVKRNAGEAAGSRTAASPRSQSPARCNARGGSNENNNQQQQPSLSRSNSRKAEHSPYRRNPLSEIDPNSLVYAPATGNNKANNGTGRVQSKNREAEVQAVVKEVVNQKPNADTNNNRVAAQGTNKIVKEQTVVVEEAKAMPQTLTRSRSARRSRDLDFNPETLMNPNPSYTALLLEDIHNFHQKNTNTNPNAPSFSVPACVTKACSIVEAVADLNSTTSSNLSCAFGEDKRIPVGKKVVDVKDPFVESEVVVSDDLMEPSFHKYVTVRRGGNGTLCGEDMDEQESSGSNSFVGGSHNNNHWGYSTSSWEPNSADSTDRWTSRSNTREDDQRSPLGFQKHIVSETGIDMEEARRGFSGQRTGIGRRFPTVAAAST; via the exons ATGGGTGCCTGTTTAAGCAGTAAGAAagagtcttcttcttcttcgtcgtcTTTGAATGTTTCTCTTCCAGCTGCAGAAGCTAAAGCTCCGAACAAGTTTGTTGATTCTGATACTCCTTTGAAAGGGGAAATACCAGAGGCCAAAATCAAGGGGAAAGCAGTagtagaggaagaagagaaggtGAAGAAACAAGTTGCAGTTGCAGTTGCAGAAGAAGATAACTTCGTGAAAAAAGAGATTTTTGTGATAAAACACAGAAAGAGTCATGACAGAGAGCGGCCCTCTGtttcaaaagaagaagaagaacacaaGCTTTCTTCTGCTGTTAGTAATCATAGTGAAAATTGTAGCAATGTTAGTAATTCAGTGGTTAGGACTTCCAGCTGCACAAAAGAAGAGGTGGATGCTATTCTTATTCAATGTGGAAGGCTTAGCCGGAGCAATTCCTCTGGAATTGCTGCCAAGGTTGCATCTTCAGGTCGCAAATATGCTGGTTCCAAGAGGAGTTTTGACTTAGATCAGGAGCAAGATGAGGttgctgcttcttcttcttctgctgaTTATGAAGCCAGAAAGAGACCAAATGATGacgatgaagaagatgaagataggAGGCAGCATCACCAACGCAATCGCCATCGCCAATCTGGTAGGCGGACTCATTCTTCTCCTTCACAAGGAAGGAGAAGGACACCAAGCCGGGAAAGGGATGGAGACCAGCGATCTGGAAGCAGAGAGAGGGGAAATGGTAGCACTACTACTACTAGTAGTGGAAGAAGGGTTAGTAGATCGCCCGGTAGAAGATCAGAAACTACCCCAACTCCCAATTCTAATACTACAAGCAAGCCTGGGAAGATGGTCTCCGTTCCTGCTACTGTTTCTTCCTTGACAATGGATAAAAGCAACAATGCCGTTGAATCCCAAACGGCTACTGGCGTCAAACGGATATCCGTGAAGAGAAATGCTGGAGAAGCAGCTGGATCGAGGACTGCTGCATCTCCCCGTTCTCAATCCCCAGCACGATGCAATGCTAGGGGTGGTTCTAATGAGAATAATAATCAACAGCAGCAGCCATCACTTAGCCGCAGCAATTCAAGGAAAGCTGAACATTCACCTTACCGGAGAAATCCTTTGAGTGAAATTGATCCGAATTCTCTAGTGTATGCACCAGCAACTGGAAACAACAAAGCTAACAATGGCACCGGCAGAGTACAATCTAAAAACAGAGAAGCTGAAGTACAAGCTGTGGTGAAGGAAGTTGTAAATCAG AAGCCAAATGCTGATACAAACAACAATAGAGTAGCTGCTCAAGGGACTAATAAGATTGTGAAAGAGCAAACAGTAGTTGTGGAAGAGGCAAAAGCTATGCCTCAGACGCTAACGAGAAGTAGGTCAGCAAGGAGATCTCGAGATCTCGACTTCAATCCTGAAACTTTGATGAATCCCAATCCATCATATACTGCTCTCTTGCTTGAGGACATACATAATTTTCACCAGAAGAACACAAACACAAACCCAAACGCTCCTTCATTCTCAGTTCCAGCATGTGTGACCAAGGCCTGCTCCATTGTTGAAGCAGTTGCAGATCTTAATTCCACAACAAGCTCCAACCTTTCTTGTGCATTTGGGGAAGATAAGAGAATCCCTGTTGGTAAGAAGGTAGTAGATGTGAAAGACCCTTTTGTAGAATCTGAAGTAGTGGTAAGTGATGATCTAATGGAGCCAAGTTTCCACAAGTATGTAACTGTAAGGAGGGGTGGGAATGGCACATTATGTGGAGAAGATATGGATGAACAAGAATCTTCTGGTAGCAACAGCTTTGTGGGTGGTAGCCATAACAACAACCATTGGGGATACTCTACCTCTTCATGGGAACCCAATTCAGCTGATTCCACAGACCGCTGGACTTCGAGATCGAACACCCGAGAGGATGATCAGAGGAGTCCTTTGGGATTTCAAAAGCATATCGTATCCGAAACAGGAATTGACATGGAAGAAGCAAGGAGGGGATTCAGTGGGCAAAGGACTGGAATTGGGAGAAGGTTTCCTACTGTTGCAGCTGCTTCTACATAA
- the LOC136211147 gene encoding uncharacterized protein gives MTTILDQSANPTSIYYIHPSENSVQPLVSQLLTGSKDYHSWARAFKRSLMAKNKMKFVDGTLLQEDVEEANKLAWNRCNKLVMNWLNASVSASIASSITWFETAYKAWQNLKDRFAQTDHLRIAELQDEIASLHQGDISVTDYYTKLLVVWEELVKFRPIMTCTYVPNAEESACIAIKNVREQQTQDCVIKFLRGLNGNFSMIKTQVLMMDPLPKIEKVFNMVVQHERQIHEGVDAGILGNLPNVSVNYAYQSNQNKGSYQFKKGNIKKCSHCGKEWHTVDQCYQKHGYPPNFKGKKAVVANVTTQNEGAMSGSRDSVNIGQTQGYGYAATESGSSAGNISIPAEKYNTLMQMMQRFEQRPMQSQGSGFQGSQSTSVNTFSAQPIGFSSAASARPTLQSDFANATYQDWAGCVDSRRSVTAFAVFIGDSLISWKSKKQPTVARSSSEAEYRALALTTCEVQWFLYMLDFVGIQHKQAATIFCDNLSAIYIANNPIFHERTRHIELDCHFVREKVQQGVAHLLQISTHLQLADLMTKALHKPQFTDLVSKLGLKTLCSPA, from the exons ATGACCACTATTCTTGATCAATCTGCTAATCCCACTAGCATCTATTACATACATCCCAGTGAGAATTCGGTGCAACCTCTGGTTTCACAACTTTTAACCGGCAGTAAAGACTATCATTCTTGGGCCAGAGCTTTCAAGCGCTCTTTAATGGCCAAGAATAAGATGAAGTTTGTGGATGGGACCTTGCTTCAAGAAGATGTGGAGGAGGCAAATAAGCTGGCCTGGAATCGTTGCAATAAATTGGTGATGAATTGGTTGAATGCATCAGTTTCTGCTTCAATTGCTTCAAGTATTACATGGTTTGAAACTGCTTATAAGGCTTGGCAGAACTTGAAAGATCGCTTTGCACAAACTGACCATTTGAGGATTGCAGAACTCCAGGATGAGATTGCTTCTTTACATCAAGGTGATATTTCTGTCACAGATTATTATACAAAATTGCTTGTTGTGTGGGAAGAATTAGTTAAGTTTAGGCCAATCATGACTTGTACTTATGTGCCTAATGCTGAAGAAAGTGCATGTATTGCTATTAAGAATGTTCGAGAGCAACAAACTCAAGATTGTGTAATCAAGTTTCTTAGAGGCTTAAATGGAAATTTTAGTATGATTAAGACACAAGTGCTTATGATGGATCCATTGCCTAAGATAGAAAAAGTGTTTAACATGGTAGTACAACATGAGAGGCAGATTCATGAAGGTGTAGATGCAGGGATTCTTGGTAATTTGCCTAATGTTTCTGTCAATTATGCATATCAGTCTAATCAGAATAAGGGTTCATATCAATTCAAGAAAGGGAATATAAAGAAGTGTAGTCACTGTGGAAAAGAGTGGCATACTGTGGATCAATGCTATCAAAAGCATGGATACCCACCAAATTTTAAAGGGAAAAAGGCAGTGGTGGCTAATGTTACTACACAGAATGAAGGGGCTATGTCTGGATCTAGGGATAGTGTCAATATAGGGCAGACACAGGGATATGGATATGCTGCTACAGAGTCAGGGTCATCTGCTGGGAATATTAGCATTCCAGCTGAGAAGTATAACACTCTTATGCAGATGATGCAAAGGTTTGAGCAGAGACCAATGCAGTCACAAGGTTCAGGGTTTCAAGGTTCTCAATCAACTTCAGTGAATACATTTTCTGCTCAACCTATTGGTTTTTCTTCTGCTGCTTCAGCACGTCCTACCTTACAGTCAGACTTTGCTAATGCCacttatcaag ATTGGGCAGGGTGTGTAGATTCCAGAAGGTCTGTCACTGCATTTGCAGTATTCATTGGTGATTCCCTCATATCATGGAAGAGCAAGAAGCAGCCCACAGTTGCAAGAAGCTCAAGCGAGGCAGAATATAGAGCTTTAGCATTGACAACCTGTGAAGTACAATGGTTTCTTTACATGCTTGATTTTGTTGGAATACAACATAAACAAGCAGCTACAATTTTTTGTGACAATCTGTCAGCTATTTACATAGCTAATAATCCTATTTTTCATGAGAGAACCAGGCATATTGAGCTTGATTGTCATTTTGTAAGGGAAAAGGTGCAGCAAGGGGTTGCGCATTTACTGCAGATTTCTACACATCTTCAACTTGCAGATCTTATGACTAAAGCTCTCCACAAACCACAATTTACAGATTTGGTCAGCAAGCTTGGACTTAAGACTTTGTGTAGTCCAGCTTGA